The following coding sequences lie in one Capnocytophaga stomatis genomic window:
- a CDS encoding site-specific integrase, whose translation MQVKKSTFKVLFYLKKNAPKKNGKVAIMGRITIDGKIAQFSTKLEILPDKWDLKFGKVLGKSEEALSLNRKLEELKTRLVNQYDHLMKMDGFATAEKLKNSFLGIGTMDDSLLKVFENFNVDFEKMVQKGVRGKQTLAKYQNVYTHLSDFIGYKYHRKDMAFRELTADFIKDFDFYLRINKRLTHNTIWVYMMPLRKMIDIALEKDLIHKNPFREYEITMQEKDRGYLLKEEIEQLLSCTFKSKTRELVRDLFVFSCFTGLSYIDIKQLKKSQIQTFFDGNRWILSRRQKTGNTSNVRILPIAQKIIDKYESFSKGDFVFPVPSNSCSNFHLKEISLKVGIDKTKPLSFHWARHTFGTLFLTEGVPLESVSKMMGHKNLKTTQIYAKITNEKISRDMEKIAYKFNDFGERLVASL comes from the coding sequence ATGCAAGTAAAAAAATCAACCTTCAAAGTGCTTTTCTATCTGAAAAAGAATGCTCCTAAGAAAAACGGAAAAGTGGCCATTATGGGTAGGATTACCATTGATGGTAAAATTGCCCAATTTAGTACCAAGCTCGAAATTCTTCCTGATAAATGGGATTTGAAATTCGGCAAAGTCTTAGGTAAGAGTGAAGAAGCTCTTTCATTAAATCGCAAATTGGAAGAGCTGAAAACTCGTTTGGTCAATCAATATGACCATCTGATGAAAATGGATGGATTTGCCACTGCCGAAAAGCTTAAAAACAGCTTTTTAGGCATTGGAACAATGGACGATTCGCTTTTAAAAGTTTTTGAAAATTTCAACGTTGATTTTGAAAAAATGGTTCAAAAAGGAGTAAGAGGCAAACAAACATTAGCGAAATATCAAAATGTATATACACATCTTTCAGATTTTATTGGTTATAAATACCATCGAAAAGATATGGCTTTTCGGGAGCTTACAGCGGATTTCATTAAAGATTTTGATTTTTATCTTCGTATCAATAAAAGACTAACACACAATACAATATGGGTATATATGATGCCTTTGCGTAAGATGATTGACATCGCTTTGGAAAAGGATTTGATTCACAAGAATCCATTCCGAGAATACGAAATCACAATGCAGGAAAAAGACCGAGGCTATTTGCTAAAAGAAGAAATTGAGCAGTTGTTGAGCTGTACTTTTAAGAGTAAAACCCGCGAATTGGTGCGTGATTTGTTCGTGTTTAGCTGTTTTACGGGACTTTCGTATATTGACATCAAACAGCTCAAAAAGAGTCAAATTCAAACCTTTTTTGATGGTAATCGTTGGATTCTTTCCCGTAGGCAAAAGACAGGGAACACTTCCAACGTTCGCATACTTCCCATCGCTCAAAAAATCATTGATAAATACGAATCCTTCAGCAAAGGCGATTTTGTGTTTCCTGTTCCGAGTAACTCTTGTTCCAATTTTCATTTAAAAGAAATCAGTTTGAAAGTCGGTATTGACAAAACGAAACCTTTGAGTTTTCATTGGGCAAGGCATACTTTCGGCACCTTATTTCTTACAGAAGGCGTTCCTTTGGAAAGTGTTAGTAAAATGATGGGACACAAGAATTTGAAAACCACACAGATTTATGCTAAAATCACCAATGAAAAAATCAGTAGGGATATGGAAAAAATCGCTTATAAATTTAATGATTTCGGTGAGCGATTAGTTGCTTCATTATAG
- a CDS encoding antirestriction protein ArdA, giving the protein MNYILNEIRIYVGTYKKYNEGNLFGKWFTLSNYDDIEAFYADCKRLHQDEEDPELMFQDWKCPPIFDGFIGECHLDKSIFEMALLLEEMSDDDIEIVQNYIYLTGIPLNEQTIEKAQERYIGYFSTETDFAEYYAEQTGLLQNIPDEVAMYFDYEAYARDLDFMEHNNHYFYNY; this is encoded by the coding sequence ATGAATTATATCCTAAATGAAATACGTATTTATGTAGGTACATATAAAAAATACAATGAGGGTAATTTATTTGGTAAATGGTTTACTTTATCGAACTATGATGATATAGAGGCGTTTTATGCCGACTGCAAACGATTGCACCAAGATGAAGAAGACCCCGAATTAATGTTCCAAGATTGGAAATGTCCTCCAATTTTTGACGGATTTATAGGCGAATGCCATTTGGATAAAAGCATTTTTGAAATGGCTTTGCTTTTGGAAGAAATGAGCGATGACGATATAGAAATCGTACAAAATTATATCTATCTAACAGGAATACCTCTAAATGAGCAGACCATCGAAAAAGCCCAAGAGCGGTATATCGGTTACTTTTCCACTGAAACGGATTTTGCCGAATATTATGCGGAACAAACAGGACTACTCCAAAATATTCCTGATGAGGTGGCAATGTATTTTGATTATGAAGCCTATGCAAGGGATTTGGATTTTATGGAACACAATAACCACTATTTCTATAATTATTAA
- a CDS encoding SUMF1/EgtB/PvdO family nonheme iron enzyme produces MKKFFAYVAVALMIVMTATNCSKKDEVTYDDLKLSVAGQNLAVREGENISFDIKAGSGEYEVLSSNNAVIKPSLSQTKVVLTGVAEGEATVTVLDKKTNQRATVKIAVSEGLVDLALDVNELTLYLGENKVANISSGNGDYEVSVSDSTIATATLSQTTVVVGGVSSGTTTVKVKDKASSKEVTFNVIVTEKQIIGLNIEGNDLIVRAFTDIERDQAAVKGEKLENTKIQITSGAGNYTVTSSDETIAKVKVEGDMVHIDGYKTGVVTITISNEVNEPRVITANVYALSLEVSNISLKVNESVEVQVIDGSGQYELLDNLPNDVNATIRENKIIITGLATTKADIILKDKVSGKEAVLGVYVVENIIKPEEMDTVLVEGGSFLMGSDDGDPDERVRNTVTLSSYRISKYEVTNAQFAKFLNEKGNKVEQGMFYYYGADKERERGIVKNGNTYEVVKGRENYPVTYVSWYGANAYAEWVGGKLPTEAQWEFASLGGVKSNKFKFSGSNIVNEVGYHLGNSKGLNPVGTLKANELGIHDMSGNAWEWTLDEYSSRYTPEAKVNPEPYKTDNPKKVFVRRGASVYCKPNYCRSANRGANGSYQNNIGFRVVFKE; encoded by the coding sequence ATGAAAAAATTTTTTGCTTATGTAGCTGTTGCATTGATGATTGTAATGACAGCTACAAATTGTTCCAAAAAGGATGAGGTTACCTATGATGACCTTAAATTGAGTGTAGCAGGTCAAAATCTTGCTGTTAGGGAAGGGGAGAATATTTCCTTTGATATTAAAGCTGGCAGTGGAGAGTATGAAGTGCTGAGTTCCAATAATGCCGTAATAAAACCTTCTCTTTCACAAACTAAAGTAGTTTTGACTGGGGTAGCCGAAGGAGAGGCAACAGTAACGGTACTTGATAAAAAAACTAATCAAAGGGCAACTGTGAAGATTGCCGTTAGTGAAGGTTTGGTGGATTTAGCTCTTGATGTAAATGAGTTGACTTTGTATTTAGGAGAAAACAAAGTTGCAAACATTTCTTCAGGAAACGGAGATTACGAAGTTTCGGTATCCGATTCTACCATTGCTACTGCAACTTTATCGCAAACAACAGTGGTTGTTGGTGGTGTGTCATCAGGTACAACAACGGTTAAGGTTAAAGATAAAGCAAGTAGTAAAGAAGTTACTTTCAATGTGATTGTGACAGAGAAACAGATTATTGGGCTAAATATTGAAGGAAATGATTTGATTGTTAGAGCTTTTACAGATATTGAAAGGGATCAAGCTGCGGTAAAAGGAGAGAAATTAGAAAATACGAAAATACAAATTACTTCAGGTGCAGGAAATTACACAGTGACATCAAGTGATGAGACCATAGCCAAGGTGAAAGTGGAAGGAGATATGGTTCATATTGATGGTTATAAGACAGGAGTAGTGACTATTACAATATCTAATGAGGTAAATGAACCTAGAGTGATTACAGCAAATGTATACGCACTAAGTCTTGAAGTGAGTAATATCAGTTTGAAGGTTAATGAATCAGTTGAAGTTCAGGTGATTGACGGTAGTGGTCAATATGAGCTGTTGGATAATTTACCAAATGATGTGAATGCAACAATTCGCGAAAACAAAATCATAATTACGGGTCTTGCTACCACGAAGGCTGATATTATCTTAAAAGACAAAGTCTCAGGTAAAGAGGCTGTTTTGGGAGTTTACGTGGTTGAAAATATCATAAAACCTGAAGAAATGGATACTGTATTGGTTGAAGGTGGGAGTTTTTTGATGGGAAGTGATGATGGAGATCCTGATGAAAGAGTTAGAAATACTGTGACTTTGAGTAGCTACAGAATCAGTAAATATGAGGTTACCAATGCACAATTTGCTAAGTTCTTAAACGAAAAGGGTAATAAAGTAGAACAAGGGATGTTTTACTATTATGGTGCTGATAAAGAGAGAGAAAGAGGTATTGTTAAAAATGGAAATACTTATGAAGTCGTAAAGGGGCGTGAAAATTATCCTGTAACTTACGTTTCTTGGTATGGAGCAAATGCTTATGCAGAATGGGTAGGTGGCAAATTGCCAACAGAAGCCCAATGGGAATTCGCTTCTTTGGGGGGAGTTAAAAGTAATAAGTTTAAATTTTCAGGAAGCAATATTGTTAATGAAGTAGGGTATCATTTAGGAAATTCAAAAGGACTTAATCCTGTTGGAACATTGAAAGCTAATGAATTAGGTATTCACGATATGAGTGGAAATGCTTGGGAATGGACATTGGATGAGTATAGTTCAAGATATACGCCAGAGGCAAAAGTAAACCCAGAACCATATAAAACGGATAATCCTAAAAAAGTGTTTGTTCGTCGCGGTGCTAGTGTGTATTGCAAACCAAATTATTGTCGTTCAGCAAATCGTGGAGCGAATGGTTCTTATCAAAATAACATAGGTTTCCGTGTTGTATTTAAAGAGTAA
- a CDS encoding DUF1493 family protein, whose product MLSEELQEFLRKEFRYESRKMVFTPEMKLYKNFKMAGEDLDDFVGRFMKRFNVKLGEAFNYEERFYPEGSPILELIKNIFLGKKQEKEERKDLSFAELDEAIKSGILE is encoded by the coding sequence ATGTTAAGTGAGGAATTGCAAGAGTTTTTACGAAAAGAATTTCGGTATGAATCCCGCAAAATGGTCTTCACTCCTGAAATGAAACTTTACAAAAATTTCAAGATGGCGGGCGAAGATTTGGATGATTTCGTGGGGCGATTTATGAAGCGATTTAATGTAAAACTTGGCGAAGCGTTCAATTACGAAGAACGTTTTTACCCCGAAGGAAGTCCGATTTTGGAACTAATAAAAAACATCTTTTTAGGGAAGAAACAGGAAAAGGAAGAACGCAAAGACCTGAGTTTTGCCGAATTAGATGAGGCTATCAAAAGCGGGATTTTGGAGTAA
- a CDS encoding DUF7935 family protein, with the protein MESQIVTFLLYCVPSAIVGVVAYYFFYLHTKNEEKRRFFLLQKENQKLSLPLRLQAYERMALFLERISPQQLLLRIPSRNLPKKEYEALLVNSIDEEFEHNLSQQIYMSEDLWNVIRTAKMATIQVIRKATYDEELADSKAMTEFIFKEFINKPSPSSSALSHLKDEVREFLR; encoded by the coding sequence ATGGAAAGCCAAATTGTCACTTTTTTGTTGTATTGTGTTCCTTCTGCCATTGTTGGTGTGGTTGCTTATTACTTCTTTTATTTACACACCAAAAATGAAGAAAAACGCCGTTTTTTTCTGTTGCAAAAAGAAAATCAGAAACTTTCGCTTCCGTTGCGTTTGCAGGCTTACGAGCGAATGGCTTTGTTTTTGGAGCGAATCAGTCCGCAACAATTATTACTTCGCATTCCTTCCCGCAACTTGCCTAAAAAAGAATATGAAGCGTTATTGGTAAATTCAATTGATGAGGAGTTTGAACATAATCTTTCACAGCAAATATATATGAGTGAAGATTTATGGAATGTTATCCGAACAGCCAAAATGGCAACTATTCAAGTGATTCGCAAAGCCACATATGATGAGGAATTGGCTGATTCCAAGGCTATGACCGAATTTATTTTTAAAGAGTTTATCAACAAACCATCACCTTCATCGAGTGCTTTGAGCCATTTAAAGGACGAAGTTCGTGAATTTTTACGCTAA
- a CDS encoding Na(+)-translocating NADH-quinone reductase subunit A, producing the protein MSNDIRIRKGLDIHLEGEAEKITRQLPLAKVYGLKPSDFHSVVPKLIAKEGTEVKAGEAVFHDKKDERVVFPSPVSGKIAEVVRGERRKILEIKILPDTQQVFKDFGSKDPAKMSADEIKNFLLESGAWTFIKQRPYDIIAGADTTPKAIFVSACKTNPLAPDYSYVLNGKEKFLQVALTALAKLTTGKVHVSVFKNDPQSPLRNLKDIVIHNVSGPHPAGNVSTQIAKIDPINKGEVVWVVTPQDLVVIGELFVTGKLNLTRTVALTGACVEKPQYFSAVAGAQMDSLVSGNLKKEKSRIISGDVLTGEKVSEGGFLGYYDDQITVIPEGDDYEFFGWNKPIFNKVSTTRAMTFSWLNPKKKYNLNTNTNGEHRAFVMTGMYEEVFPLDIYPMQLLKACLYKDLDELENLGAYEIAPEDFALTEFVCVSKQPHQKIIREGLDLMMQELG; encoded by the coding sequence ATGTCAAACGACATCCGCATTCGAAAGGGGTTGGACATACACTTGGAAGGGGAGGCTGAGAAGATTACTCGGCAGCTTCCGCTTGCGAAAGTGTATGGTCTTAAACCCTCTGATTTTCATTCTGTTGTGCCGAAGCTTATCGCAAAGGAGGGCACAGAAGTTAAAGCCGGAGAAGCCGTTTTTCACGACAAAAAAGATGAGCGGGTTGTTTTCCCTTCTCCTGTGAGTGGGAAAATCGCCGAAGTTGTTCGTGGGGAACGTCGTAAGATTTTAGAAATCAAAATCTTACCGGATACGCAACAAGTGTTTAAGGACTTCGGAAGCAAAGACCCTGCAAAAATGTCAGCAGACGAAATCAAGAATTTCTTGCTTGAAAGTGGGGCTTGGACTTTCATTAAGCAACGTCCGTACGACATTATCGCAGGGGCTGACACTACCCCAAAAGCGATTTTTGTTTCGGCTTGCAAAACCAATCCGCTTGCTCCCGATTACAGCTATGTGCTTAACGGAAAAGAGAAATTCTTACAAGTGGCACTGACTGCCTTAGCCAAACTCACTACGGGCAAGGTACACGTATCAGTCTTCAAAAATGACCCGCAATCGCCACTCAGAAATCTTAAAGACATCGTGATTCACAACGTTTCAGGTCCACATCCTGCTGGAAATGTAAGTACACAAATTGCTAAAATTGACCCGATTAACAAGGGCGAAGTGGTTTGGGTGGTAACCCCGCAAGATTTGGTGGTTATCGGTGAACTTTTTGTAACTGGAAAGCTCAACCTTACTCGCACTGTGGCTCTTACGGGGGCTTGTGTGGAAAAACCGCAATACTTTTCGGCAGTTGCTGGTGCTCAGATGGATAGCCTTGTTTCCGGAAATCTTAAAAAGGAGAAATCACGTATCATCAGTGGTGATGTGCTTACGGGAGAAAAAGTTTCGGAAGGCGGATTTTTAGGGTATTACGATGACCAAATCACGGTAATTCCCGAAGGAGACGACTACGAGTTTTTCGGTTGGAACAAACCTATTTTTAATAAAGTTTCAACCACGAGGGCAATGACTTTCTCTTGGCTGAATCCGAAGAAAAAATACAACCTAAACACCAACACCAATGGCGAACATCGTGCCTTTGTGATGACGGGTATGTACGAAGAAGTTTTTCCGTTGGACATCTATCCGATGCAACTTTTAAAAGCGTGTTTGTACAAAGATTTGGACGAGTTGGAAAACTTGGGAGCTTACGAAATTGCCCCTGAGGATTTTGCCTTGACCGAGTTTGTTTGCGTTTCTAAACAACCACATCAAAAGATTATCCGCGAAGGATTGGATTTGATGATGCAAGAGTTAGGATAA
- a CDS encoding putative LPS assembly protein LptD — translation MDYRGFYTFSVLDTLKRSRSSAKDTIKKTNTKSEIDSLSQEKDSLKKDSLQKPKGALEDIVKYKAKDSIVFNKVKSEIILYNETQVQYTDIDISAGIELIKFDIGEVYAGRLKDSVGEYTQHPVFKQGDDVIEPDSIRFNYKTQRAIIRNAYTKQDENNIKGEIIKKENDSTYFMKNAIITTAEDLDDPDYYIKVRKAKFVPQKKIIAGLSNMYIVDVPTPIAIPFAYYPMVSGRASGLIFPTFGEVNNRGYFIQNGGYYFVISDHLDLALTGDYFTNGSYGFRAQSAYNKRYKFSGNFSLNYENQIYSIKGLPDYSGTTLYNIQWTHSKDAKSNPNSSFSASVNLGSSRYYQNSYNQINSPNVLNNTLSSSISYSKTFPVYPSVNLSVTASHSQNTNTQSIEMTLPALRANLERIYPFVKQGQSKKGFIKSLNFQYSMQADNRFSTTDSLFFSKKMFNDAKNGVRHSIPVSTTAKLFKYITLGLNSSLNETWQFKTIRKNDFNSNVGKSKIDTLNGFDRFLTYNLGASLGTTVYGTFRFKKDSKIQAIRHVMRPSVSYGYTPAFDQYYEDYISDAFGNKSQYTRFEGGIYGTPGLNESQSISFSLSNTLEAKVKQKDSTQTEPKKIMLLNSLNFSSSYNVITKQFSPISVTGGTSFFEGKLPINFGMTLNPYAIDENGRQMEKFNINNGGSLFRLTNANLSTSYTFSNRDKSKTKNNDNTASGGRADDLFGSSKPINDMQNEDEDEEAEEKQERDEKKSSFYNASIPWDVNLAYSLTYSNMAREGRISNNSIMFSSNVELSPKWQVGISSGYDFINKGITYTQLRFERDLNSFRMSFHFTPIGYRNSWYFFIGIKSSMLSDLKWDKSKEPDRRLR, via the coding sequence ATGGATTATCGGGGTTTTTACACATTTTCGGTGTTGGATACTTTGAAACGTTCCAGAAGCTCAGCGAAGGACACTATCAAAAAAACAAATACGAAATCTGAAATTGATTCTCTTTCGCAAGAAAAAGATTCTTTAAAGAAAGATTCTTTGCAAAAACCAAAAGGAGCTTTGGAAGATATTGTTAAGTACAAAGCTAAGGACAGTATTGTATTTAATAAGGTGAAAAGTGAAATCATCTTGTACAACGAAACGCAAGTACAATATACTGATATTGATATATCTGCAGGAATTGAGCTTATTAAATTTGATATAGGAGAAGTTTACGCAGGGCGATTGAAAGATTCTGTTGGAGAATACACGCAACATCCTGTTTTTAAGCAAGGTGATGACGTGATTGAACCGGATTCCATCCGTTTTAATTACAAAACCCAAAGAGCAATCATCCGAAATGCTTACACTAAGCAAGATGAAAATAACATAAAAGGTGAAATCATTAAAAAAGAGAATGATTCTACCTATTTTATGAAGAATGCTATTATCACAACAGCGGAAGATTTGGACGACCCGGATTATTACATCAAAGTACGAAAAGCTAAGTTTGTTCCGCAGAAGAAGATAATAGCGGGGCTTAGCAATATGTATATTGTTGATGTTCCGACTCCTATAGCCATTCCTTTTGCATATTATCCGATGGTTTCAGGACGAGCATCAGGGCTTATTTTTCCTACTTTCGGAGAGGTAAATAATCGAGGATATTTTATACAAAACGGTGGATATTACTTCGTTATCAGTGACCATTTGGATTTGGCTCTCACAGGAGATTATTTCACCAACGGAAGTTACGGTTTCAGAGCACAGTCCGCATATAATAAACGATATAAATTTTCTGGTAATTTTAGTTTAAACTATGAAAATCAGATTTATAGTATCAAAGGACTTCCTGATTACAGTGGAACGACCTTATATAACATTCAATGGACACACTCAAAAGATGCAAAATCGAATCCTAATTCAAGTTTTTCGGCATCGGTGAATTTGGGAAGTAGTCGTTATTACCAAAATTCATACAATCAAATCAATTCGCCAAATGTTTTGAATAATACGTTATCCTCATCGATTTCTTATTCTAAAACTTTTCCGGTGTATCCTTCTGTAAATCTTTCTGTTACGGCTTCACATTCGCAAAATACTAATACACAAAGTATTGAAATGACTTTGCCTGCATTGCGTGCAAATTTGGAACGTATTTATCCTTTCGTCAAGCAAGGTCAATCCAAAAAAGGTTTTATAAAAAGCCTTAATTTTCAATATAGTATGCAGGCTGATAATAGGTTTTCAACAACTGATAGTTTGTTTTTTTCAAAAAAAATGTTCAATGATGCCAAAAACGGAGTGCGACATTCAATTCCTGTTAGTACTACGGCAAAATTGTTCAAATACATAACTTTAGGCTTGAATTCGTCTTTAAATGAAACTTGGCAATTTAAAACGATTCGTAAAAATGACTTCAATAGCAACGTAGGGAAATCTAAAATTGATACATTGAATGGCTTTGACCGTTTTCTTACATATAATTTGGGAGCGAGTTTGGGTACTACCGTTTATGGAACATTCCGATTTAAAAAAGATAGTAAGATACAGGCTATCAGGCACGTGATGCGTCCGTCTGTTAGTTATGGTTATACACCTGCTTTCGATCAATATTATGAGGATTATATTTCGGATGCTTTCGGGAATAAGTCGCAATACACTCGTTTTGAAGGGGGGATTTACGGAACACCGGGGCTTAATGAATCACAATCCATCAGCTTTTCATTGAGTAATACTTTGGAAGCAAAAGTGAAGCAAAAAGACAGCACACAAACCGAACCAAAGAAAATTATGTTGCTTAATAGCTTGAATTTCAGTTCGAGTTATAATGTAATTACAAAACAATTTAGCCCTATATCCGTAACGGGAGGAACTTCGTTTTTCGAAGGAAAATTGCCTATCAATTTCGGGATGACTTTGAATCCGTACGCAATTGATGAAAATGGAAGACAGATGGAAAAGTTTAATATTAATAATGGAGGAAGTCTTTTCCGTTTAACAAATGCCAATTTATCAACGAGTTATACTTTTTCAAACAGAGATAAAAGCAAAACAAAAAATAACGATAACACGGCTTCCGGAGGGCGTGCGGATGATTTGTTCGGTTCGTCCAAACCCATAAATGATATGCAGAATGAAGACGAAGATGAGGAAGCAGAAGAAAAACAAGAAAGAGACGAAAAGAAAAGTTCTTTCTATAATGCAAGCATTCCGTGGGATGTTAATTTGGCTTACTCCTTGACTTACAGTAATATGGCTCGTGAGGGAAGGATTTCGAATAATTCCATTATGTTTTCAAGTAATGTTGAACTTTCACCAAAATGGCAAGTGGGAATTTCAAGCGGATACGATTTTATAAATAAAGGAATTACTTACACGCAATTACGATTTGAACGTGATTTGAATAGTTTTAGGATGAGTTTTCACTTCACACCCATTGGATATAGGAATTCTTGGTATTTCTTCATAGGAATAAAATCCTCAATGCTGTCTGACTTGAAGTGGGATAAGAGCAAAGAACCGGACAGAAGATTACGTTAA
- a CDS encoding single-stranded DNA-binding protein encodes MNIIGRLTSDAQVQTLSNKKQVVNFSVAVNDNYRNKEGETIQQTTYFDCAYWISVNVAKILTKGALVELSGRVSARAWINAQGEPKAGLNFHTSKIKLHQVKKSEATTNTQLQEQKHSTTTDEDFDDLPF; translated from the coding sequence ATGAATATCATTGGAAGATTGACAAGTGATGCACAGGTGCAGACCTTGTCCAACAAAAAACAAGTTGTTAATTTTTCGGTAGCGGTCAATGATAACTACCGAAATAAAGAGGGAGAAACCATACAGCAAACCACGTATTTTGATTGTGCGTATTGGATAAGTGTCAATGTAGCTAAGATATTGACCAAAGGGGCTTTGGTGGAGCTTTCGGGCAGGGTCAGTGCAAGAGCTTGGATAAATGCACAAGGCGAACCCAAAGCAGGATTGAATTTTCATACCTCAAAAATCAAATTGCATCAAGTTAAAAAGTCGGAAGCAACCACCAACACGCAACTCCAAGAACAAAAGCACTCCACAACAACGGACGAAGATTTTGACGATTTACCTTTTTAA
- a CDS encoding molybdenum ABC transporter ATP-binding protein, translated as MTRENTPIATKFVSWKVCTLNQLKDTRAYILRQKLNEKQPLSRADKNWITYQINHNAYFKNAIPIMGYCFDFSDVLKTFLVLQYQQWHEYKAIDKTSLRAMLYGRISLIIEIKKP; from the coding sequence ATGACAAGAGAAAACACACCTATTGCCACAAAATTCGTATCGTGGAAAGTATGTACTTTAAACCAATTAAAAGACACTCGTGCCTACATATTACGGCAAAAACTCAATGAGAAGCAACCCCTGTCAAGAGCGGATAAAAACTGGATAACCTACCAAATCAACCATAATGCGTATTTCAAAAATGCCATTCCTATTATGGGATACTGCTTTGATTTTTCAGACGTTTTAAAAACTTTTTTGGTACTGCAATACCAACAATGGCACGAATACAAGGCGATTGACAAAACAAGCCTTCGGGCAATGCTTTATGGGAGAATATCCCTTATTATTGAAATTAAAAAACCTTAA
- a CDS encoding NADH:ubiquinone reductase (Na(+)-transporting) subunit B, with product MSLKSKLHTLKEKYKGTKLETTFNALHTFLYLPNETTHGGTHIKAADDLKRTMNTVIMALVPCLIFGIFNVGYQHYVATGALSHAVGLPFFSPEFWSWQNFSFGAIKVLPLVIVSYAVGLGIEFIFATLRGHEVEEGYLVTGMLVPLIVPVDLPLWMLAVAVAFGVIIGKEVFGGTGMNILNPALTIRAFLFFAYPTSMSGDKIWVEGATKRAQEIASGANLDAISGETILGHLAQQHNIADKFSVSDMFFGFTPGSIGETSTLLIILAALFLIFTKIGSWRIMLSMVLGGLAMGYIFNAFAPSMEGTQFFTLWSMPAWQHLLIGGFAFGTVFMATDPVTASQTNTGKYIYGFLAGFISIMIRCFNPAYPEGVMLAILLMNVFAPTIDHYVVQANVARRKKRLKAKTA from the coding sequence ATGAGTTTAAAAAGTAAATTACATACGTTAAAAGAAAAGTATAAGGGAACGAAGCTGGAAACGACGTTCAATGCTTTGCATACGTTCCTTTATTTGCCTAATGAAACGACCCACGGCGGTACGCACATTAAGGCAGCTGACGACCTCAAACGTACGATGAATACCGTGATTATGGCACTGGTTCCGTGTCTTATCTTCGGGATTTTTAACGTGGGGTATCAGCATTATGTAGCTACGGGAGCTTTATCGCACGCCGTAGGGCTACCTTTTTTTAGTCCCGAATTTTGGTCGTGGCAAAACTTCTCTTTCGGAGCTATAAAAGTGCTTCCGTTGGTGATAGTTTCTTACGCCGTTGGTTTGGGAATTGAATTTATCTTCGCTACACTTCGTGGACACGAAGTTGAGGAAGGATATTTGGTAACTGGAATGCTTGTTCCGCTTATCGTTCCTGTTGATTTACCACTTTGGATGCTTGCTGTTGCGGTGGCTTTCGGGGTAATTATCGGGAAAGAAGTTTTTGGAGGAACGGGAATGAATATCTTAAATCCGGCACTTACTATCCGTGCGTTTTTGTTCTTCGCTTATCCGACTTCGATGAGTGGCGACAAAATTTGGGTAGAAGGGGCTACTAAACGCGCTCAGGAAATCGCTTCCGGAGCAAATTTAGACGCTATTTCCGGAGAAACTATTCTTGGGCATTTGGCTCAGCAACACAACATTGCCGATAAATTTTCGGTTTCGGATATGTTCTTCGGGTTTACTCCGGGTTCAATCGGTGAAACTTCTACTTTGCTTATAATTTTAGCAGCTTTGTTCTTGATTTTCACTAAGATAGGAAGTTGGAGAATTATGCTAAGTATGGTACTTGGAGGTTTGGCAATGGGATATATTTTCAACGCTTTTGCTCCGTCAATGGAAGGAACGCAATTTTTCACCCTGTGGAGTATGCCGGCTTGGCAACACTTGCTCATCGGAGGATTTGCTTTCGGTACGGTGTTTATGGCGACAGACCCCGTTACAGCATCGCAAACCAATACGGGTAAATATATTTACGGATTTTTGGCAGGTTTCATTTCGATAATGATTCGTTGCTTCAATCCTGCTTATCCTGAGGGAGTTATGTTGGCAATCTTGTTGATGAACGTATTTGCTCCAACTATCGACCATTACGTGGTTCAGGCAAATGTGGCAAGAAGAAAAAAACGTCTAAAAGCTAAAACTGCATAG